The DNA window GAAAGCTACTCAGATTTTCCTAAAtaacaaaaagacatttaaactaATGGGTTGAATGTTACATTAAACAGAGCAAAACATCCTATGGCGTACTCCTTTAATATAAATGTTAGCAAACATTCTGCAGACCAGTATTTTAATAATCTCTATTCTAGTGATGTTGACTTTAATGATAGTTGTTGGTACGAGTAATCTCTTGTTTATTCCTCCCAGTGTAATGCTGTTACCACGCTCTCCCTTTATCTCTAGAATCAATCCATCTTTGACAAAGTGCCCCACTCTGTGCTTTCCATCTCCACCTCTAGTGGAGTTATTTGCCCACCACGTTACTTCTCCTCTAGCCTGTGCGCCGGCTCTCCGTCTCCtcaatttattttcacacaccCTCTTGTGCCATTCGGTATTCAAAGACACTGCCCCTCTCGGGGAAGGACTCGTTCAGGCGCCTGCGCTTGGTCTCGGGTCGTCGGTTTGTGTCCCCCTCTCCTCCgtaccctcctcccccagggGTGTAGAGGCAGAACATGTCCTGTCGCAGGAGACACATACAGAGAGGGGATTCAGCTGTCTATTCAGTTTTCTTACCAACAGTTGCCTCCTGAAACCTTAAAGGATGTTTTCCGATTACTTTCAGACTGCTTGACCATATTTCAATTTTAAAGTTGTGCACAAAAGAAATTTACAAAACTCCCATCAGGCCAGATTTATCTGACCCTTTTCATCGAGACATGGGACACTATTTACTACTCATAAAAATATGGTTTCACATACGAATATGTCTGAAGTTGCCTGGAGAAGTTCACTTTCAGTTACGTTATACAACCTTTAGTCACgcaaaacataacaaaattCACTCAGTAGCAGTAATTTCACAGATGCGTGTTACCCCGGGCTGAAGGCTGACACTGGTTTTGGCCCCCAGGTTGAGGACTCGACCGTCTGCTCTGTGAAGCAGGTTCAGGCCTGCTGCCCCGTCCTCACCCCCTAACCAGCAGAGAGAAGTTAGTAAAtgactaaacaaaataaaaaagaaagtgacaCCACTAGCAAACAGCTATTACTTCAACCCCCACCCCTAAAAAGACCTCAAAGTTTACCCATGAGGCCGTAGGGACGGGTGGATCGCCTCTCCGTCAGTACAGACAGCACCACTTGGTTCCTGAACAGAAGTTTCCGCACCACACCGTCTCCACCGCAGTACTTTCCTGCACCTCCTGAGCCGGGCCGCAGAGAGAAGTGCTCTAAGATGACGGGATACCTGAGCACCACATTCAATGACATCCATCATATTAGCATTGCACACAATTGTTCTTTTGTTCAACTAAAACTTGTGTCTCGTGTCTGACCTCTTCTCCAGGATCTCGGGATCAGTGATGCGGGTGTTGGTCATGTGACTGTGAACGCCACTCCTCCCGTTCCAGCCTGGCCCCGCCCCTGCTCCGCCGGCAACGGTCTCATAGTAACCTACACTGTCATTGCCAAATGAAATGTTGTTCATGCAGCCCTGATGGGAATaggaatgacaaaaaaaaaatatatatatatatatatatatataaataacatgaCGCTTCAGGAGAGTTAATATGGATTGTTTTAATGTTCAAATACAGATTTTCTCACCTGTGAAGCAGCGCACACCTCAAATGCCCTAAATATGACGTCAACCACTCTCTGGGATGTGAGTACATTTCCTCCCACCACAGCGGCATTCTGGGAAGGCTGGAGGATTGATCCAGGGGGAATGATGATTTTGATTGGTGCAAGGCATCCCTGGAAATAAGAAAAGGGTACACCTTAATTCTACAAATTATATGAAAAGAGGATTCATTTCTAAAATGCAGCGAGGATGACGAGCGAGTAACTTCAAACATGTGCCCTAAACCCAGAATAAGCTTGCTTACCTGATTAAGGGGAATGTCTTGTCCCACCATGCAGCGCAGGCAGTAGATGAGGGCAGAGAGCGTGATGGCGCGCGGAGCGTTGCAGTTGCCCCAAACCTCTGTTCCCGTCCCCGTGAAGTCAAACGCCGCACTTCCCTGCGAAGGTTTTATTTATGTGACGTTTGTTTATTGGGCGAGACAAAATGTTTGGATTATCACGAGGAGGTCCTCCCCGCCCCACCTCTTCCTCATTAATCTGAACCCGCAGTCTGATGGCCGTCCCGtcatccatgaaatcctccgactCCACCTCCAAAGAACCGGTCTGTTGCCGTCGACGACGTGCAAAGTCTTTGAGCATGTCCCTCACTGCCAGCTCCGCATTACTCTGAAACATTAACCCAAAGGCCGCAGTATTACAGTATTTGCTTGTTCACTTACACACAATTCGCATGTAGCCACAGTTACCTGAATGTATCCCATGTAGGCCTGGACCACAGCTAACCCGTAGCTGTCAATCAACTCCCCCACCAGCTGGCTGCCTCTCTGATTGGCCGCCACCTGGGCCCGCAGGTCTGACAGGTTGTCGTGGAGATTACGAGTCCCAGAGGAGTCTGGGTACTGGGCCGGAGCCATCAGAGCTGCAGTCAGAGCTAATAGATACAGAGGGAACAAGCACGAGAGGAATGGAGTTTGGAAAAGGagacaggaaaagagaaaagcttGAAGAAAGTTAGGTGAATGCGAAATGAAGgttattattttgaaagctTCCAAACATGGCAGTTCTTCAACATTAGGACATTTTTTATGATTTGGAAAATTACGCAGTTATGTTTCCCAATATGTGTCGCGTATAGATAACACTCccaaatatacatttgttttttatcgAGACAGCAGATCAGACAGAGATCTGCCTTCCCTCACTTCATCTGTCCTTCACACCGATGCCTGGGTTGTGTCCTCCTCTCTTACCCTCTTCCTGAAAGACGCCACCGGTGACGAGTTTAAATGAAACGAAGACGGCCCCCTCCTGCTGCAGGGAGGTGGAGTGGGGCGGCATGGAGCCCGGTGTGATGCCTCCAATGTCGGCGTGGTGCCCTCTGCTGGCGACAAAGAACACTGGTCTGCTCACTCCTTTCCTAAACACCTGGGAGGAAAAGGGCAACAGACAACGGAGTAAAGTGAAAAAGCCAAGTGGTGAAAATGAAGCCTTAAGTgatgaggagagaagggagacatCAGTGGGAGGGACCGACCGGCGTGATGACTGTGAGGTCGGGCAGGTGGCTGCCCCCGGCACACGGGTGGTTGCTCAAAATCACATCGCCTTCTTTCAGCTCGGTCCCCAATGATCTGATCTGCAGATGAAAGAGGAAAGCGAAGATCCTTTGTTTTCACTGTGAGGTTCatcccaccccccaaaaaaaacaaaacagtacaCTTCCTGCACCTGGTACTGGACGGTCTCCTGCATGGCCCCCAGGTGGACAGGTATATGGGGTGCATTGGAAACTAAACCCCCGTCTGGTCCGAACACTGCGCAGGAGAAGTCGAGACGTTCCTTGATGTTGGTGGAGATGGAGGTTCTTTGCAGGACTCTACCCATCTGTTCTgtagaggaggagatgggggggtaCCCAACTTAGCATTACAAATATAATGACCCACAATCACTGGCCAACACCGCTTAACTCCGGTCTCCTCTCCACCCTCTCGCCTCAGCTCTGGCCGTTGGTGTACCTGCTATGCTCATGAAGCGgtgggagaagatggagagctGCACGGTGTTGAGCTCAGTGCCCAGGGCGCAGTGAGGGTCGGAGCTCACAGTCATACAAACGTCGCCCCCTTCTGTTAGACGGGCCTCACAGCTCGGCTCCACCAGGATGgtgctgaaggaggagagggtagaagaaaaaaaagtatcatATTCATACTCGTATTTTGGGGTTCACTTGAATATACCTGTAttcactctctctgtctgagAAATAGTCAGATACTTAATGTTGACTGAAACAAATTTAAAAGTAGGGAGATTCTCCAGCTCTGTCGGCTACATTTACTGTACTAAATATCTATCCGACACATTCAATGAGTTTAATTGAGAGTATGTGACTCATGAAATTGAGGCGAGGTGATAAGGTTAAGAAACCGATCCATTTAAATATGCCGGGATATTGACCTGATTGATTCGTTACAGCACtaacaaaatgtttcattgacaTCGATTGGAAAGCTGATAATGGCAGTGAGGGGAAATGCCTGCCTGTTTTTGTCAATAATGATGGCTGGTCCCCAGATGCTGTGACCACGTGGCAGCTCCTCCCACAGATACACACTGGTGTCCAGGTAACCCTCCTCAAAGTAACACTTGGTCATCTAGGAAGAAGGACAGAGTGCCACAAGGTAGCATTTTGAAGTTTCATTACTTTGAATTTCCACTATTATCCATCTTAATATTCACTGTGTGAGAAGGCCTGTGTACCTTGACTGGTTTGCCTTGTCCGAGCGCCGTCTTTGTTTTGAACACTGACTTGATACCAGATTTCCCACAACCCCTCACTCTGATGTCATCAACAATGATCGCTCTGTCTGGGATGGTGAATCCAAACTCCTTCAGATAACTGAAAGGCCAAAAAAAGGAACACAGGAGCAAAAGTGTAAATGCGTGTGAAGTGAACAGTTCTGTTGACGAATCAATCAGCAAATCATCGAGCCAACGAGGAAAGAGGGCGAGCTAACCGCTCGGTGAAGGCCCCGCGGAAGTCTCCGGCAAGACACGACTTGGCGTCGGCGGGGTAACCGGCAGCGGTGACCATGAGAGCGCAGTCCGTGCCCTTGTAACGCAGGTGAAGGAAGACCTCGGTGGTTATCTGACCGCTAAAAAGGATAGTAAAGAACATGACCTTGTGAGTATTTACACGCCTTCATCCGAGAGGCACGAGAGTCACCCGCAAAAACGTGGTGCTGACCTGGTGAAGCCGCGCGCGCAAAGCGTATCCAGGCAGCGCTTCGAGAGCTGCTCCACCCGCCGGTCCAGCTCCCCGAAAGAGCCGCGCTCGTACTGCAACGAGCACggctcctgcacctcctccaccacgtcgGCTAGAGCCAGGCCGTAGGCCGACAGCACGCCGCTGTATCTgcgacgcacagacacacacattacagcctacacacacaactgggaaacaaaaaaaaaaatcatcgcCCTTACTTGTGAATGAAGACCGTCTTCATCCCCAGGGCTCGGGCGATGGCACAGGCGTGTTGGCCACCTGCACCACCGAAACACGCCAACACATGCTGGGATGTATCGTGGCCCTTAGCCTACGGGGGAGGAGCGAGAGGGCAACGGAAAAGAAACAAggattaaaacatttaactACCAAACAATCAGCGTTACTATTTTCACAAAGATGTATCGGAGACTGTTAAAAGCTGGAGACCTGTGTCAgagctctgattggccggcACATGGCCTCATTTGCAACTCGAATGAATCCCATGGCAACCTCCTCCACGCTCATCCCTGACTTGCTGCTGGGTGGGTGTTTGGCTCCATTTGCGCCAGCCTGCGGAGGAAAAgcgtgaaaaacacattttagctTCATTATTAAGAACTCCTGAACAGGATTACTAAGATGATTTGAAACTCTACTTGTGATTGGTTAGAAGACAAGAATAGGTTGATCTCCTGGCTCAGATGACGGAAATGTTTCATGGTTTCTTCCATTGACAGCGGTTCGTCCTCCCCTGGCCCAAAGATCCTTGGgaagaaggaagggaggagtcGACCCAGCGCTAAGTTAGCATCGGTGACAGTCAGA is part of the Gasterosteus aculeatus chromosome 21, fGasAcu3.hap1.1, whole genome shotgun sequence genome and encodes:
- the oplah gene encoding 5-oxoprolinase isoform X3, yielding MPMVRAVPRGYTVCADAYLTPKIHQYLKGFTSGFKAGLKHVDVLFMQSDGGLTPMEQFCGSRAVLSGPAGGVVGYAITSYSEMEKKPVIGFDMGGTSTDVSRYAGQYEHVFEATTAGVTLQAPQLDINTVAAGGGSRLFFRSGMFVVGPESAGAHPGPACYRKGGPLTVTDANLALGRLLPSFFPRIFGPGEDEPLSMEETMKHFRHLSQEINLFLSSNQSQAGANGAKHPPSSKSGMSVEEVAMGFIRVANEAMCRPIRALTQAKGHDTSQHVLACFGGAGGQHACAIARALGMKTVFIHKYSGVLSAYGLALADVVEEVQEPCSLQYERGSFGELDRRVEQLSKRCLDTLCARGFTSGQITTEVFLHLRYKGTDCALMVTAAGYPADAKSCLAGDFRGAFTERYLKEFGFTIPDRAIIVDDIRVRGCGKSGIKSVFKTKTALGQGKPVKMTKCYFEEGYLDTSVYLWEELPRGHSIWGPAIIIDKNSTILVEPSCEARLTEGGDVCMTVSSDPHCALGTELNTVQLSIFSHRFMSIAEQMGRVLQRTSISTNIKERLDFSCAVFGPDGGLVSNAPHIPVHLGAMQETVQYQIRSLGTELKEGDVILSNHPCAGGSHLPDLTVITPVFRKGVSRPVFFVASRGHHADIGGITPGSMPPHSTSLQQEGAVFVSFKLVTGGVFQEEALTAALMAPAQYPDSSGTRNLHDNLSDLRAQVAANQRGSQLVGELIDSYGLAVVQAYMGYIQSNAELAVRDMLKDFARRRRQQTGSLEVESEDFMDDGTAIRLRVQINEEEGSAAFDFTGTGTEVWGNCNAPRAITLSALIYCLRCMVGQDIPLNQGCLAPIKIIIPPGSILQPSQNAAVVGGNVLTSQRVVDVIFRAFEVCAASQGCMNNISFGNDSVGYYETVAGGAGAGPGWNGRSGVHSHMTNTRITDPEILEKRYPVILEHFSLRPGSGGAGKYCGGDGVVRKLLFRNQVVLSVLTERRSTRPYGLMGGEDGAAGLNLLHRADGRVLNLGAKTSVSLQPGDMFCLYTPGGGGYGGEGDTNRRPETKRRRLNESFPERGSVFEYRMAQEGV
- the oplah gene encoding 5-oxoprolinase isoform X2; this encodes MGTTVATNALLEREGERTALLVTLGFKDLLHIGTQARPKLFDLEVTVPKVLYEEVIEVDERVVLRQDGCQLPRKDPRRIVTGSTGDSLEVWRELDLERVEKDLRGVLSRGITSLAVLLLHSYTWSDHEKAVGRLARRLGFTQVSLSSEVMPMVRAVPRGYTVCADAYLTPKIHQYLKGFTSGFKAGLKHVDVLFMQSDGGLTPMEQFCGSRAVLSGPAGGVVGYAITSYSEMEKKPVIGFDMGGTSTDVSRYAGQYEHVFEATTAGVTLQAPQLDINTVAAGGGSRLFFRSGMFVVGPESAGAHPGPACYRKGGPLTVTDANLALGRLLPSFFPRIFGPGEDEPLSMEETMKHFRHLSQEINLFLSSNQSQAGANGAKHPPSSKSGMSVEEVAMGFIRVANEAMCRPIRALTQAKGHDTSQHVLACFGGAGGQHACAIARALGMKTVFIHKYSGVLSAYGLALADVVEEVQEPCSLQYERGSFGELDRRVEQLSKRCLDTLCARGFTSGQITTEVFLHLRYKGTDCALMVTAAGYPADAKSCLAGDFRGAFTERYLKEFGFTIPDRAIIVDDIRVRGCGKSGIKSVFKTKTALGQGKPVKMTKCYFEEGYLDTSVYLWEELPRGHSIWGPAIIIDKNSTILVEPSCEARLTEGGDVCMTVSSDPHCALGTELNTVQLSIFSHRFMSIAEQMGRVLQRTSISTNIKERLDFSCAVFGPDGGLVSNAPHIPVHLGAMQETVQYQIRSLGTELKEGDVILSNHPCAGGSHLPDLTVITPVFRKGVSRPVFFVASRGHHADIGGITPGSMPPHSTSLQQEGAVFVSFKLVTGGVFQEEALTAALMAPAQYPDSSGTRNLHDNLSDLRAQVAANQRGSQLVGELIDSYGLAVVQAYMGYIQSNAELAVRDMLKDFARRRRQQTGSLEVESEDFMDDGTAIRLRVQINEEEGSAAFDFTGTGTEVWGNCNAPRAITLSALIYCLRCMVGQDIPLNQGCLAPIKIIIPPGSILQPSQNAAVVGGNVLTSQRVVDVIFRAFEVCAASQGCMNNISFGNDSVGYYETVAGGAGAGPGWNGRSGVHSHMTNTRITDPEILEKRYPVILEHFSLRPGSGGAGKYCGGDGVVRKLLFRNQVVLSVLTERRSTRPYGLMGGEDGAAGLNLLHRADGRVLNLGAKTSVSLQPGDMFCLYTPGGGGYGGEGDTNRRPETKRRRLNESFPERGSVFEYRMAQEGV
- the oplah gene encoding 5-oxoprolinase isoform X1, with product MTEEKGKFEKRGKFDFAIDRGGTFTDVFARLPDGRERVLKLLSRDPQNYKDAPTEGIRRVLEEETGRPFPRDQPVDTSLIGWIRMGTTVATNALLEREGERTALLVTLGFKDLLHIGTQARPKLFDLEVTVPKVLYEEVIEVDERVVLRQDGCQLPRKDPRRIVTGSTGDSLEVWRELDLERVEKDLRGVLSRGITSLAVLLLHSYTWSDHEKAVGRLARRLGFTQVSLSSEVMPMVRAVPRGYTVCADAYLTPKIHQYLKGFTSGFKAGLKHVDVLFMQSDGGLTPMEQFCGSRAVLSGPAGGVVGYAITSYSEMEKKPVIGFDMGGTSTDVSRYAGQYEHVFEATTAGVTLQAPQLDINTVAAGGGSRLFFRSGMFVVGPESAGAHPGPACYRKGGPLTVTDANLALGRLLPSFFPRIFGPGEDEPLSMEETMKHFRHLSQEINLFLSSNQSQAGANGAKHPPSSKSGMSVEEVAMGFIRVANEAMCRPIRALTQAKGHDTSQHVLACFGGAGGQHACAIARALGMKTVFIHKYSGVLSAYGLALADVVEEVQEPCSLQYERGSFGELDRRVEQLSKRCLDTLCARGFTSGQITTEVFLHLRYKGTDCALMVTAAGYPADAKSCLAGDFRGAFTERYLKEFGFTIPDRAIIVDDIRVRGCGKSGIKSVFKTKTALGQGKPVKMTKCYFEEGYLDTSVYLWEELPRGHSIWGPAIIIDKNSTILVEPSCEARLTEGGDVCMTVSSDPHCALGTELNTVQLSIFSHRFMSIAEQMGRVLQRTSISTNIKERLDFSCAVFGPDGGLVSNAPHIPVHLGAMQETVQYQIRSLGTELKEGDVILSNHPCAGGSHLPDLTVITPVFRKGVSRPVFFVASRGHHADIGGITPGSMPPHSTSLQQEGAVFVSFKLVTGGVFQEEALTAALMAPAQYPDSSGTRNLHDNLSDLRAQVAANQRGSQLVGELIDSYGLAVVQAYMGYIQSNAELAVRDMLKDFARRRRQQTGSLEVESEDFMDDGTAIRLRVQINEEEGSAAFDFTGTGTEVWGNCNAPRAITLSALIYCLRCMVGQDIPLNQGCLAPIKIIIPPGSILQPSQNAAVVGGNVLTSQRVVDVIFRAFEVCAASQGCMNNISFGNDSVGYYETVAGGAGAGPGWNGRSGVHSHMTNTRITDPEILEKRYPVILEHFSLRPGSGGAGKYCGGDGVVRKLLFRNQVVLSVLTERRSTRPYGLMGGEDGAAGLNLLHRADGRVLNLGAKTSVSLQPGDMFCLYTPGGGGYGGEGDTNRRPETKRRRLNESFPERGSVFEYRMAQEGV